Sequence from the bacterium genome:
GGCGTCACACACACCGGACAGCCGGGACCGCTCAACAGCTCAATTGTATCGGGAAGCAGCGCATGCAATGCATAGCGATAGATCGCCGCAGTATGCCCGCCGCAAACCTCCATGATGCGAATTCGGCGCGGCAAGTCAAGCGACCTGAGTCGCCCGGCGAGCTTCTGCGCAAGCATAGGGTCTCGGTATTGCGCAACGTTCACGATTCGGTGACTCCCAGATCCTTCAGCGTACGCAACGTCGCTGCGGCTTCGCATTCGTCTATGATGGACAGTGAATATCCCGCATGAACAAGCAGGTAGTCGCCGATCTGCGCATCCGGAGTGAGCACCAGCGCGATGCGCAGCGTCACACCGCTATTCGCCACGATGCCATGATCGCCGTGTCGTTCAACAAGTTGCATGGGTACAGCCAGACACATCTTATCTCACCCGCGCATTTGCAATACATACCTGTCCAAAAGATATTCCGCCGTCATTCATGGGTATTCGCTCGGGAATCAACACCCGCATGCCCTGCGTTTGCAACAAGGCCTTTACTCGCTCCAACAAATAGCGATTCTGAAAACAGCCGCCGCTCAATGCGACCGTGCTGCACCCAATCTGCTCCGCCGCCCGCCTCGTTAACTCGACCCACCCCTGCGCCAGCCCCTCGTGCACGCGGTACGAAAGCACACTTAGTTCCACACCGTGCTCGACATCATGCGCGAGTTCCCTGAACAGTCCGCCCGCCGCGAGCGTAAGCCTGCCCGACTCGGCGACAATCTCCATGGGATAACCCGTGCCCCTCTGAATCTTCAACGATCCTTCCAACCACATCGCCGCTTGCCCTTCGAACTGCCGCCGTGTTCCAAACCCCGCCAGTGCCGCACAAGCATCCAACAACCGCCCCATACTGCTCGTGTTCACGAAGCGACTGTTTAATTCGGCGGACAACAGCATCTGCGCCGCTTGCTCGCCATGATCTTGGCCAACGTGTTTCAACAACGGAAGATCTAAAGCCGACCATTGTGATCCAAACGCGCGCTCAAGCCATGCGAGCGCCATGCGCCACGGCTCACGCGCCGCCGCTTCGTTTCCCGGCATTCGCACCGGCTCAAGATTCCCAACGCGCGTGAATTCGGCGAGATCGCCGTACAACAACTCGCCGCCCCAGATCGTGTGATCGGTCCCGTAACCCGTGCCGTCAAGAATCAACCCAAGCGCCGGACCGTATTCACCATGCTCGCCAAGGCAGGCCGCCAAATGCGCGTGATGATGCTGAACCCGCAACAACGGTATGTCACGCTCCCCGCACCAGCGCTCCGCGAATCTCGTAGAAGCATAGTCTGGATGCAGATCGCAAGCCCCGACCGCAACGCGCATGTCATACAGTTTCACAAAATGGTCCAGCGCAAATCGCGCGGCCGACAGCGATTGATCGCCGCTGAGGTCGCCAAGATGCTGCGACAATATAACACTATCGCCGCGCCCCAGCGCAAATGTATTCTTAAGATCCGCGCCGAACCCCAACATCGGCGCGCCAAACCGCGCAGGCGCTCGCACGCTTTCAGGAACATAACCGCGCGCGCGCCGCACCACGCGCATTGCGCCCGCCAACTTGCGCACAATCGAGTCATCCGCGAACATGTGTATGGCACGATTGTGACTGAGCATACCGTCCGCGACATGCATCATTCGTTGTTTTGCATGGTCCACGTTGTAAATGATCGGCTCATCGGACTCATTCGCGCTGGTCATCACCAAGGGTTTGCCATATTCACGCATGAGCGCGAAATGCAGCGGAGAGTATGGCAGCATGGTTCCGATCATGTGCTGGTCCGGGGCCACCGCTGCGGCGACCGGACAATGGTCGCGTTGTTCCAAAATCAAAATCGGTGCGCGCGGCGAGCGCAGGCAGGCCAGCTCTTCGGCATCTGCACTGCACCACTCCAGCAGCAACCGCTCATCCGGGAACATCACGGCAAGCGGTTTGGCGCCGCGGTGCTTGCGACGGCGCAACTCGGTTACCGTTTCATGGTCAGTCGCGCTGCAGGTCAGATGGAATCCGCCGATGCCTTGTAGCAGCACAATTCCGCCGCGCCCCAGCAGTGCCGACGCCATGCCGATGGCCTCATAGTGATCAGCGACGTCACACCATGCATCACGCTGCCGAATGCTGAACTGCAGCGTCGGCCCGCAATGCGGACATGCCACAGGCTGCGCATGAAATCGCCGATCCGATGGATCATCGTATTCACGGTTGCACGCCGGGCACATCGGAAAGCCCGCCATGGTCGTTGACGGACGATCATACGGCAATGCACGTGTAATGGTGAAGCGCGGCCCGCACTCCGTGCAGTTGATGAACAGGTGGCCATGACGCCGGTTATCAGGTTGCATGAATTCCCGCCTGCATTCGGAACAAAGCGCCAGGTCGGCCGAAACATGCGTGTCAATGTGCGACTCAGCGCGGCTCGTGACAATACGGAATGCTGTGTACTCCGCTACCGGAAGAGATCGGCTCGTCAAATGGTCTACCCGCGCCGCCTGAGGGTGCTCCTGACCGATGCGGCGCTCAAATCGCGCAATGCCTTCCGCGTCGCCTTGCACATGCACAACCACGCCGCTCGCATCATTCCACACCTGTCCCATGAGCCCGTGTTCACGCGCCAACCGGTAGACAAACGGACGAAAGCCCACGCCCTGAACAACTCCGGCAATGCGTAGCTCACGATGAACAAGTTGGGATGCAACGCACGTGTCCATGATCAATCGTCAGTCATTGCGCGCACGCGCTCATAGACCTAAAAACAGCATTGCGGCGGCGCACGACGACAGCGTGCCGCCGGCGAGCGCATGCGCATACCGGTCGGCAACCTCCGATTTCAGGAAGGCCAATCCGCGATGCCCGAGCGCAGTGATGACCAGCATGGTCGCCACTGTGCTGCCCATGAACGTCCCGCAGATGAGAACCAACGCGCCACTGTTCAACGCAGCGGCCGGCGTCATGAGCATGGGAATCAGCGGCTCGCAGGGACCCAACGCAAAGATGATGAACAGAATCCAAGCGACTTTGCTCCGGTTGTCAGCCCGTGGTTGGACATGCCGCGAGCGAATGGCCAGCCGAAGACCCCATACAAAATACGCTAACCCGAAAGACAGCAGCAGCCATGCGGCAATATCGCCCCGCAGCGACTCAAAAATCTTCAACTCAAGCAACCTCTGGCCGCCGTATAGCCCCGCCATCCCGATAGCGATTGAAGCCGCAACATGTCCGACTCCGCATAACAGCGTGATCAAAAGCGTACGCCGCAGCGTCCACGAGTGCGCCCGGCCAAGGGCAATGAACGGCAGATAGTGATCCGGCCCGGCCACGGTATGGGTAACGCCGAGCAAAACCGCCGTGCTCAACAAAAATGTACTGTTTAGTTCCATGGTTCTATGATTCTAATAGCGTTGTCGTTTCTGGTTGCACGTCCGCGCGCGCAGCCCACCACTCGCGCACTGTGTCCAGAACGTCAGGTAATACCTGTGTAACAGCCGGACTTAGCGTGTCGGCACGGTCGAATTGCTGGGCACCGATGCACAACAGATCCACGTCAACGATGGCGCCGAAGAGCGCCTCCGTGACCGCGATCAGTTCCCCGGGATTCAATTCATGTCCGAACGCCGAATGCGTGGATGCGCAACCCCGCACTTTCTCAAGAGTCCACTCGCCTGGTGCCAGACAGACCGCTGCGTCTACAATCAAGACCGCCGGGTGTTGTGCAATGATCGGCGCGAGATCAATCGTCAATTGCGGCACGAGCAGCACATCCGGTGCGTCGTGCCAGGACGAAAGCAGTTGTGCGGCCACGCCGTCGTCGCCGCGCAGCGTGTTGCCCACACCTATGACAAGAGGTTCACGCATCATCCCGAACCAGTGTGTCGGCCAATGCGCGATCCGGCGTATAGAGCTCGACGCGCAACGGCATCTTCCCGACCGCATGCGTCGAGCAGCTCAAACACGGATCGTAGGCGCGAATCACCGCCTCAACGCGGTTTAACATGCCCTCCGTCAGACGACTTCCGTCCACAAATCCGCGTGCGACTTGCAGGATGCTGCGATTCATTGCCAAATTGTTGTGCCCGGTGGCGATGATCATGTTCGCCCACTGCATCACGCCTTGATCGTCCACGTGGTAGTGGTGAATGATCGTCCCGCGCGGAGCTTCGGCCACGCCAATCCCGTCCAGGCTGTTCGCCGCCGCTCCCGCACGCACGTGCTTGTCGAGAATCGAATCATCCGCCAGCTTCCGTTCGAGCCGTTCAATGCAGAACAAGATCTCAATCAGGCGCGCCCAATGATTGTGGTAAGCGCTGAGCGCTGGCCGGCCGCAAAATGCCCGATATTCTTCAAGCTCTGCATCCGCCAGCGGAGTCCCGCAGCGCGTCACCACGTTCAACCGCGCTTGCGGTCCCACGCGATACATCCCCGCCGGATAGCCCATCGGCTTGTAGTACGGGAACTTCATGAAAGTCCAAGGCTCCACGGCTTCGCCGATGATCTCGCCGTATTGCGCCGGATCAAGCCCATGCACAATCACGTTGCCAACCGAGTCCACCATGCGCAGCTTGCCGTCATAGTGTTCCAACTCGCCCTTTTCGTCGACGAGGCCCATAAACAGCGACGGAAAATTCCCAAAAGTCTCGATCTCCGCGGCGTACGATTGCAAAACCGGCTTGAATGTCTGCAGCGTGCGCACGGCGATCGCCTTCATCTCCGGCAGCTTTCCAAATATCTCGTCACGATGCTCCCGCGACAGCGGTTCGCTCACGCCGCCGGGAACGATCCACGACGGATGAATGCGCTTGCCGCCCAGCAGCTCGATAATCTGCTGACCAAATTGCCGCAATCGTATGCCATCACGCGCCAGTTGCGGATCCTTGGCCGCCAGGCCCGCAATGTTGCGGATCGCCGGATCGCCGTCGAATCCGAACACGAAATCCGGCGAAGACAGGTAGAAGAAACACAGCGCGTGCGACTGAACAATCTGCGCGTAATTCATCAGACGTCGCAAGATCATCGCGGGACGCGGGATTTTCACCGCGAGAATCTCGTCACACGCCTTGGCGCCCGCAATCAAGTGCGCAACCGGGCAAATGCCGCACGAGCGCGCCATCAACGCTGGCATCTCATAGTAAGGACGGCCTTCGCAGATCTTCTCAAATCCGCGGAACTGGGTCGTATGGAAAAATGCCTGCTCGACCGTCCCGCTATCGTTTAAGTGCAGCGTGATCTTCGCATGGCCTTCAATGCGCGTAATCGGATTGATACTTATCGTTTTCGTCACGGCTTCGTCTCTACTTTCCAAACCGGGTCAGATGTTTCACGTCCGGATTCTGCGACGTCACAAGCGCGTGCAGCGCGTAAAATATCGCGTCCGCGGGCGGTGGACAGCCCGGCAAATGCAAGTCTACCTTGACCATGTCATGCACCGGCACGACTTTGTCAAGCAAAACGGGCAGGTCCTCGCGCGGAGTCTGCGCGTGCAGCGGTTCCAATTCGTGGTAAGCGCGGCGCAACGTCGCCTCCGGTCCAAACGAGTTGCGCATCGCCGGAACATTCCCCGTCACCGCACAGTCGCCTAACGCGATCAGTATCCGCGTCCGCCTGCGAACCATGCGAATCTTCTCTACGTCTTCGTTCGTGCTGATTGAGCCTTCGATCAGCGTTATGTCCACATGCTCCGGAAACTCCTTGGCGTCAACCAGCGGACTGTAGACCAGGTCCACGTGCTCAAGCAGCGCGATGAGCCGCTCGTCCGTGTCGAGAAACGACATGTGACACCCCGAACAGCCGTCCAGCCAGACCGTGGCCAGTGTGAGCTTACTCATGTTTACCCTCCCGCAGCTTGGCAATCTCGGCGATCAGATCGCGGCGCTTGAACTTCTCGCCCACGCTGCGCCGACCCTTCTCCTTGATGGCACCGGTCGGACATACCTGCGCGCACTTACTACAGCGTGTGCAGGTCGGCGATTCACCCCACGGATCATCCAGATCGCTGATCACGCGCGTCTTGATGCCTCGGCCCATCACGTCCAACGTGTGCGCCCCTTCAACGTCGCCGCAAACGCGGACGCAACGGCTGCACAGCACGCAACGGTTGTTGTCTGACACAAAACGGTCGTGCGTCGCGTCAACCGTGAACTTCGGATGCAGATAGGGGAGCCGTACATGATCCATCCCCAGTGCTTCAGCCAGACTCTGGAGTTCGCAAAAACCGTTCGCCACACATACTGAGCAAACGTGATTGCGCTCCGTGAAGAGCAGCTCCAGGATCCAGCGACGGTAGCTCTGCAGCCGCGGACTGTCCGTCGTCACTTCCATGCCCTCCTGAACTTTCGTCATGCAGGCCGGTAGCAGCCGATAGCTGCCCTTGACCTCCACAAGGCAGAGTCGGCATGCGCCGTACGGCACAAGACCGTCGAGAAAGCACAGCGTCGGGATGAAAAACCCGTGCTGACGCGCCACGTCGAGAATCGTCTCGTCGCTGCTGGCTCCCACCGGATGTCCGTCTATCGTCAGCGTGATAATCTGTATCGGTTGAACGAGTGTCATGCGCGCCCTCCTTCCTCGGTCACTTTACCGCCATCGCACAATTTCTCTTCATACTCCGTGC
This genomic interval carries:
- a CDS encoding HypC/HybG/HupF family hydrogenase formation chaperone; protein product: MCLAVPMQLVERHGDHGIVANSGVTLRIALVLTPDAQIGDYLLVHAGYSLSIIDECEAAATLRTLKDLGVTES
- the hypF gene encoding carbamoyltransferase HypF, yielding MDTCVASQLVHRELRIAGVVQGVGFRPFVYRLAREHGLMGQVWNDASGVVVHVQGDAEGIARFERRIGQEHPQAARVDHLTSRSLPVAEYTAFRIVTSRAESHIDTHVSADLALCSECRREFMQPDNRRHGHLFINCTECGPRFTITRALPYDRPSTTMAGFPMCPACNREYDDPSDRRFHAQPVACPHCGPTLQFSIRQRDAWCDVADHYEAIGMASALLGRGGIVLLQGIGGFHLTCSATDHETVTELRRRKHRGAKPLAVMFPDERLLLEWCSADAEELACLRSPRAPILILEQRDHCPVAAAVAPDQHMIGTMLPYSPLHFALMREYGKPLVMTSANESDEPIIYNVDHAKQRMMHVADGMLSHNRAIHMFADDSIVRKLAGAMRVVRRARGYVPESVRAPARFGAPMLGFGADLKNTFALGRGDSVILSQHLGDLSGDQSLSAARFALDHFVKLYDMRVAVGACDLHPDYASTRFAERWCGERDIPLLRVQHHHAHLAACLGEHGEYGPALGLILDGTGYGTDHTIWGGELLYGDLAEFTRVGNLEPVRMPGNEAAAREPWRMALAWLERAFGSQWSALDLPLLKHVGQDHGEQAAQMLLSAELNSRFVNTSSMGRLLDACAALAGFGTRRQFEGQAAMWLEGSLKIQRGTGYPMEIVAESGRLTLAAGGLFRELAHDVEHGVELSVLSYRVHEGLAQGWVELTRRAAEQIGCSTVALSGGCFQNRYLLERVKALLQTQGMRVLIPERIPMNDGGISFGQVCIANARVR
- a CDS encoding hydrogenase maturation protease, whose protein sequence is MREPLVIGVGNTLRGDDGVAAQLLSSWHDAPDVLLVPQLTIDLAPIIAQHPAVLIVDAAVCLAPGEWTLEKVRGCASTHSAFGHELNPGELIAVTEALFGAIVDVDLLCIGAQQFDRADTLSPAVTQVLPDVLDTVREWWAARADVQPETTTLLES
- a CDS encoding Ni/Fe hydrogenase subunit alpha, encoding MTKTISINPITRIEGHAKITLHLNDSGTVEQAFFHTTQFRGFEKICEGRPYYEMPALMARSCGICPVAHLIAGAKACDEILAVKIPRPAMILRRLMNYAQIVQSHALCFFYLSSPDFVFGFDGDPAIRNIAGLAAKDPQLARDGIRLRQFGQQIIELLGGKRIHPSWIVPGGVSEPLSREHRDEIFGKLPEMKAIAVRTLQTFKPVLQSYAAEIETFGNFPSLFMGLVDEKGELEHYDGKLRMVDSVGNVIVHGLDPAQYGEIIGEAVEPWTFMKFPYYKPMGYPAGMYRVGPQARLNVVTRCGTPLADAELEEYRAFCGRPALSAYHNHWARLIEILFCIERLERKLADDSILDKHVRAGAAANSLDGIGVAEAPRGTIIHHYHVDDQGVMQWANMIIATGHNNLAMNRSILQVARGFVDGSRLTEGMLNRVEAVIRAYDPCLSCSTHAVGKMPLRVELYTPDRALADTLVRDDA
- a CDS encoding NADP oxidoreductase, which encodes MSKLTLATVWLDGCSGCHMSFLDTDERLIALLEHVDLVYSPLVDAKEFPEHVDITLIEGSISTNEDVEKIRMVRRRTRILIALGDCAVTGNVPAMRNSFGPEATLRRAYHELEPLHAQTPREDLPVLLDKVVPVHDMVKVDLHLPGCPPPADAIFYALHALVTSQNPDVKHLTRFGK
- the hoxU gene encoding bidirectional hydrogenase complex protein HoxU, whose translation is MTLVQPIQIITLTIDGHPVGASSDETILDVARQHGFFIPTLCFLDGLVPYGACRLCLVEVKGSYRLLPACMTKVQEGMEVTTDSPRLQSYRRWILELLFTERNHVCSVCVANGFCELQSLAEALGMDHVRLPYLHPKFTVDATHDRFVSDNNRCVLCSRCVRVCGDVEGAHTLDVMGRGIKTRVISDLDDPWGESPTCTRCSKCAQVCPTGAIKEKGRRSVGEKFKRRDLIAEIAKLREGKHE